A window of Lentibacillus sp. Marseille-P4043 contains these coding sequences:
- a CDS encoding cold shock domain-containing protein, which translates to MTGKVKWFNAEKGFGFIEREDGDDVFVHFSAIQAEGFKTLEEGQDVEFEIVEGNRGPQAANVVRL; encoded by the coding sequence ATGACTGGTAAAGTAAAATGGTTTAACGCAGAAAAAGGCTTCGGTTTCATCGAACGTGAAGATGGCGACGATGTATTCGTACATTTCTCAGCTATCCAAGCAGAAGGTTTCAAAACGCTTGAAGAAGGTCAAGACGTTGAATTTGAAATCGTTGAAGGTAACCGCGGACCACAAGCAGCTAACGTAGTTCGTCTATAA
- the trhO gene encoding oxygen-dependent tRNA uridine(34) hydroxylase TrhO: MEESKQYQVLLYYKYVQIEDPEEFTMQHLQFCKDLELKGRVLIAHEGINGTVSGTIEQTNKYMETMKNDPRFTDMVFKIDVHDGHAFKKMHVRHRKEIVTLRLDEDVDPHQTTGKYLEPKDFYEAMQDEDTIVLDARNDYEYDLGHFRGAIRPDVETFRELPQWVEENKHLIEGKRVLTYCTGGIRCEKFSGWLLKEGFEDVGQLHGGIVTYGKDPQVQGELWDGQCYVFDERISVPVNQKEHVVVGVDYFDGKPCERYVNCANPECNKQILCSEENEHKYMRGCTHECRVSPRNMYIKEHNLSPEEIQEKLENIEKENTKQKA; the protein is encoded by the coding sequence ATGGAAGAAAGTAAACAATACCAGGTGTTATTGTACTATAAGTATGTCCAAATCGAGGATCCTGAAGAATTTACAATGCAGCATTTGCAATTTTGTAAAGACCTGGAACTAAAAGGGCGTGTGTTAATTGCCCATGAAGGGATTAATGGTACAGTTTCTGGAACTATTGAGCAAACCAATAAATATATGGAAACAATGAAGAATGATCCAAGGTTTACTGATATGGTCTTCAAAATTGATGTACATGATGGTCACGCATTCAAAAAAATGCATGTGCGTCACCGCAAAGAAATTGTAACACTCAGATTAGATGAAGATGTTGATCCACATCAAACAACAGGTAAATATTTAGAACCAAAAGATTTTTACGAAGCGATGCAGGATGAAGATACAATTGTATTAGATGCACGCAACGATTATGAATATGACCTAGGTCACTTCCGCGGTGCTATTCGACCCGACGTGGAAACATTTCGTGAGCTTCCCCAATGGGTAGAAGAAAACAAACATCTGATTGAGGGTAAACGTGTCTTAACGTATTGCACTGGTGGGATCCGCTGTGAAAAATTCTCAGGCTGGTTATTAAAAGAGGGCTTTGAGGATGTCGGACAACTTCACGGTGGAATCGTAACATATGGCAAAGATCCACAGGTTCAAGGCGAATTATGGGATGGTCAGTGTTATGTATTTGACGAACGCATTTCTGTTCCAGTTAACCAGAAAGAGCATGTCGTTGTAGGTGTCGATTATTTCGATGGTAAACCCTGTGAGCGTTACGTCAACTGTGCAAATCCTGAATGTAATAAACAAATTCTCTGTTCAGAAGAAAATGAGCATAAATATATGCGTGGTTGTACACACGAATGTCGAGTTAGCCCACGTAACATGTATATAAAGGAACATAATTTATCTCCAGAGGAAATTCAAGAGAAATTGGAGAATATTGAAAAGGAAAACACGAAACAAAAAGCATAA
- a CDS encoding TRAP transporter permease has translation MAKYDKESTFRTNLGPWGWVTLIIGGALTIFQLYTAFYGSKVSIIQGAIHLGAGLSLVYLLYPIKSSMTKRRGVPWYDALLALAALGTNFYIIYHYERLINDAIIFGFTAFDQIVATAGILLLLEATRRVVGLPIVIIAIIALLYGLFGQYIPIIGHAGYDWPSLATEMFFSSSSIFGTPIQISSTYIYLFLFFGVILVKTNIGQFFNDIALRLTGKYTGGTAKAAVAASGLQGMVSGSSVANTVGSGSFTIPMMKNAGFKPHFAAATEATASTGGQIMPPIMGAAAFIMASYTGVPYNEIIIIAIIPAVLYFSGVFLGTHFEARKQGILGLPKEQLPKLKNLVKRLDLFLPLIIIVGFLLAGKTPTYAALFAIVTAFVISFFRKDTRMSFKGVIKLLEEGARTALPVIAACATAGIIAGTVTTTGLGPKIAGGIIELAQGQFFLVMFFTMIACIILGMGLPTTANYVVTATMAAPALLAFDVPVIAVHMFVFYFGIVADITPPVCLAAYAGAGIAGANPMKAGVTAVKLAIAAFIIPYMFVSQPILLLQGDANVMNVSIAVITALLGMASISAALIGYFVRSVNWLERIIMIGAGLLLVYPDFKFSLAGLVIFGVIAAMQYIKGKTDKTKRLTA, from the coding sequence ATGGCCAAATACGATAAAGAAAGTACTTTTCGTACAAATTTAGGTCCATGGGGTTGGGTAACACTTATTATTGGTGGAGCATTAACTATTTTCCAACTTTATACAGCATTTTACGGATCTAAAGTATCCATCATTCAAGGTGCGATTCACCTTGGTGCAGGATTAAGCCTAGTATATTTGCTGTATCCGATAAAATCATCAATGACAAAACGTAGAGGTGTTCCATGGTATGATGCTTTACTAGCTCTCGCGGCCCTAGGCACTAATTTCTATATTATTTATCATTATGAGCGTTTAATTAACGACGCTATTATATTTGGTTTTACAGCATTTGACCAAATTGTGGCGACTGCAGGAATTCTGCTTTTATTAGAAGCAACAAGACGTGTTGTTGGACTTCCAATTGTTATTATTGCAATTATCGCTTTGCTGTACGGTCTTTTTGGTCAATATATTCCAATTATAGGACATGCTGGTTATGACTGGCCTTCGCTTGCAACAGAGATGTTCTTTAGTTCAAGCTCCATATTTGGTACCCCTATTCAAATTTCATCCACGTACATTTATTTGTTCCTATTTTTCGGGGTAATTTTGGTCAAGACAAATATCGGACAGTTTTTTAATGACATTGCGTTAAGGCTTACAGGGAAATATACTGGTGGAACAGCAAAAGCAGCTGTAGCAGCCAGTGGACTGCAAGGGATGGTAAGTGGGAGCTCCGTTGCGAATACGGTTGGTTCTGGTTCATTTACGATTCCAATGATGAAAAATGCAGGATTTAAGCCCCATTTCGCTGCAGCTACAGAAGCTACAGCATCAACAGGTGGACAGATTATGCCACCGATTATGGGTGCCGCTGCTTTTATTATGGCATCGTATACAGGAGTTCCGTACAATGAGATTATTATAATTGCGATCATCCCAGCGGTTCTCTATTTTTCGGGTGTCTTTTTAGGTACACACTTTGAAGCAAGAAAGCAAGGTATTTTAGGACTTCCAAAAGAGCAATTGCCTAAATTAAAAAATTTAGTCAAACGACTGGATTTATTTTTGCCGCTTATTATAATTGTTGGTTTCCTACTTGCTGGGAAAACACCAACTTATGCAGCATTATTCGCTATTGTTACTGCATTTGTTATAAGTTTTTTCAGAAAAGATACGAGAATGTCATTTAAAGGTGTTATTAAGTTGTTAGAGGAGGGAGCCCGGACTGCGCTTCCGGTTATCGCAGCCTGTGCGACAGCAGGGATTATTGCAGGAACCGTAACCACTACAGGGTTGGGGCCAAAAATTGCGGGTGGAATTATTGAGCTTGCACAGGGTCAATTCTTCCTTGTCATGTTTTTCACGATGATAGCATGTATCATTTTAGGAATGGGCTTGCCGACAACAGCAAACTATGTTGTAACAGCAACAATGGCAGCACCAGCATTATTGGCATTTGATGTTCCGGTGATCGCGGTTCATATGTTTGTGTTTTACTTTGGTATTGTCGCAGATATTACGCCTCCAGTCTGTTTGGCGGCCTATGCAGGAGCTGGTATAGCAGGTGCAAACCCAATGAAAGCCGGGGTAACTGCTGTTAAATTAGCTATTGCGGCGTTTATTATTCCATATATGTTTGTTTCGCAACCTATCTTGCTATTACAAGGCGATGCGAATGTGATGAACGTATCGATAGCGGTTATTACTGCCTTGCTTGGAATGGCGAGTATTAGTGCAGCATTGATTGGTTATTTTGTTCGTTCGGTAAACTGGCTAGAGCGAATTATCATGATTGGCGCTGGATTGTTGCTCGTATATCCAGATTTTAAGTTCTCATTGGCTGGATTAGTGATTTTCGGAGTAATTGCAGCAATGCAGTATATTAAAGGAAAAACTGATAAAACAAAAAGATTGACAGCCTAA
- a CDS encoding TAXI family TRAP transporter solute-binding subunit, whose amino-acid sequence MRRRTLFLFVLILTVGMILSACGESGKGSSSDSGSDDGGEKEAKTNLTLGTGSVGGVYYPLGGEMSTLWKDNIDVDGFDVSSVESGASVENIAKIQSGNYQLGIAQNTTLISAVNQTGEFKGKEIDNVAVIASLYPEAVQIATLESTGIESIADLKGKKVAIGPPGGATREAAELILKAYGIEEGDYEAYEEGFGDAKSKLQNGTIDASIEVVGVPSSSTDELQASTKEVKLLSIEGDALQEVVDNSQYEAYTVEPGTYDWLDEPVETVTAMALLLGSKDQVSEDLAYELTKTLVEKSGDMSIAQAKLIKEDSILTGVGDLPIHPGAQKYFDEAGIE is encoded by the coding sequence TTGAGAAGGAGAACACTATTTTTATTTGTCCTAATTCTTACTGTCGGCATGATTTTGAGCGCATGTGGTGAGAGTGGGAAAGGTTCCAGTTCTGATTCTGGTTCAGATGATGGTGGTGAAAAGGAAGCAAAAACCAATCTAACCTTGGGAACTGGTAGTGTCGGCGGTGTTTATTATCCATTAGGCGGTGAGATGTCTACGCTTTGGAAGGATAATATCGACGTAGATGGCTTCGATGTTAGTTCAGTAGAATCCGGTGCCTCTGTAGAAAACATCGCTAAGATTCAGTCCGGTAACTATCAATTGGGAATTGCTCAAAATACTACTTTAATCAGTGCTGTTAATCAAACAGGCGAATTTAAAGGAAAAGAGATTGATAATGTAGCAGTAATTGCTTCGCTTTATCCAGAAGCAGTGCAAATTGCTACATTAGAATCAACTGGTATTGAATCAATTGCTGATTTAAAGGGTAAAAAGGTTGCAATCGGACCTCCGGGTGGAGCCACTCGTGAAGCAGCTGAATTAATTTTGAAGGCATATGGTATTGAAGAAGGCGACTATGAAGCATATGAAGAAGGTTTTGGTGATGCAAAAAGTAAATTGCAAAACGGAACAATTGACGCTTCCATTGAAGTAGTGGGTGTTCCATCTTCTTCAACAGATGAATTGCAGGCATCTACAAAAGAAGTAAAGCTTCTTAGTATTGAGGGAGATGCTTTACAAGAAGTAGTTGATAATAGTCAATATGAGGCATATACGGTTGAACCTGGAACGTATGATTGGCTAGACGAGCCAGTAGAGACAGTTACTGCGATGGCATTGCTTCTTGGTTCAAAAGATCAGGTTAGTGAAGATCTTGCTTATGAACTTACGAAAACGTTGGTTGAAAAATCCGGCGATATGTCAATCGCACAAGCAAAATTAATTAAAGAAGATAGCATTCTAACTGGTGTAGGTGATTTACCAATCCACCCAGGAGCTCAAAAATATTTTGATGAAGCTGGTATTGAATAA
- a CDS encoding glutathione peroxidase, giving the protein MVRIYDYSVKSISGEEKSLADYKGDVLLIVNTASKCGFTPQFAGLQELYKSHNEHGFEILGFPCNQFHHQDPGNDQEISSFCQRNYGVTFPMFSKVDVKGENAHPLFTYLTEEAPGLMTKQIKWNFTKFLISKNGDVINRYAPQTKPESINKDIEKALEE; this is encoded by the coding sequence ATCGTTCGTATTTATGATTACTCTGTCAAATCGATAAGTGGTGAAGAAAAGTCATTAGCCGATTATAAAGGGGATGTACTCCTTATTGTGAATACAGCAAGCAAATGTGGATTCACCCCACAATTTGCCGGGTTGCAGGAGCTTTATAAAAGTCATAATGAACACGGATTTGAGATACTTGGTTTCCCATGCAATCAATTCCATCATCAAGATCCCGGTAATGACCAGGAAATTTCGAGCTTTTGCCAACGAAACTACGGGGTGACTTTTCCAATGTTTAGCAAAGTAGATGTTAAAGGGGAAAATGCGCACCCTTTATTCACGTATTTAACAGAGGAAGCGCCAGGCCTGATGACAAAGCAGATTAAGTGGAACTTTACGAAATTCCTGATCAGCAAGAACGGTGATGTCATCAATCGGTATGCACCTCAAACTAAGCCTGAAAGCATAAATAAAGATATTGAAAAAGCGTTAGAAGAATAA
- the proS gene encoding proline--tRNA ligase, whose protein sequence is MEDDFAQWYTDVVKQAELVDYGAVRGTMVIKPYGFAIWENIRDELDRKFKETGHSNVYFPLFIPESMLQKEKDHIEGFAPEVAWVTHGGEEELAERICVRPTSEVLFGEYYAKNIHSYRDLPMLYNQWSNVVRWEKTTRPFLRTSEFLWQEGHTCHATGEDAQEETERMLGVYADVCENYLAIPLISGRKTEKEKFAGADYTLTIESLMHDGKALQSGTSHYLGTGFAEAFDIRYSDKNGEQKPVHQTSWGMSTRIMGALIMVHGDNRGLVIPPRIAPTQAMIVPIAQHKEGVLDKAYDLRDKLKNVARVDIDASDKMPGWKFNEYEMKGIPVRVEMGPKDIEKEQAVLVRRDTGEKEFVALNELETRLPALLEEIQQGLYDKALAHRNEKTAVATNMDEFKQTLEQTTGFIKAMWCGDQACEEKIKEETTATSRCIPFEQEKVADTCVCCGEEAKELVYWAKAY, encoded by the coding sequence ATGGAGGACGATTTCGCTCAGTGGTATACCGATGTGGTAAAACAGGCTGAACTTGTCGACTATGGTGCGGTTAGAGGGACAATGGTTATTAAGCCATATGGTTTCGCAATTTGGGAAAACATTCGCGATGAACTGGATCGGAAATTCAAAGAGACAGGACATTCGAATGTTTATTTTCCATTATTTATTCCGGAAAGCATGCTGCAAAAAGAAAAGGATCATATCGAAGGATTTGCACCGGAAGTAGCCTGGGTGACACACGGTGGTGAAGAAGAATTAGCGGAACGGATCTGTGTTCGTCCTACTTCTGAAGTGCTGTTTGGTGAGTATTATGCAAAAAATATTCATTCTTATCGGGATCTGCCAATGCTTTATAATCAGTGGAGCAATGTTGTCCGCTGGGAAAAAACAACCCGTCCATTCCTGCGTACATCGGAATTTTTATGGCAGGAAGGTCATACTTGTCATGCTACAGGTGAGGATGCCCAGGAAGAGACGGAAAGGATGCTCGGTGTTTATGCCGATGTCTGTGAAAACTATTTGGCGATCCCCCTAATTAGCGGACGAAAAACGGAGAAAGAAAAGTTTGCCGGAGCTGATTACACATTAACAATTGAAAGCCTAATGCATGATGGTAAGGCATTGCAATCTGGTACGTCTCATTATTTAGGGACCGGATTTGCAGAGGCATTTGATATTCGTTACTCGGATAAAAACGGTGAACAAAAACCAGTTCATCAGACATCATGGGGAATGTCCACTCGTATTATGGGTGCGTTGATCATGGTCCATGGTGACAACCGTGGCTTGGTAATTCCGCCAAGGATTGCTCCAACACAAGCGATGATAGTACCAATCGCCCAGCATAAAGAGGGTGTTTTGGATAAAGCATATGACCTGCGTGATAAGCTGAAAAATGTAGCTCGCGTTGATATCGATGCTAGTGATAAAATGCCTGGCTGGAAATTTAATGAGTATGAAATGAAAGGAATCCCTGTTCGAGTTGAAATGGGTCCAAAAGACATAGAAAAAGAACAAGCTGTACTTGTACGTCGAGATACTGGTGAAAAGGAATTCGTTGCTTTAAACGAACTGGAAACCCGTCTACCGGCATTATTAGAAGAAATTCAGCAAGGTCTGTATGACAAAGCGTTAGCACACCGAAATGAAAAAACAGCAGTCGCAACAAACATGGATGAATTTAAACAAACGCTTGAACAAACAACCGGATTCATTAAAGCAATGTGGTGTGGCGATCAGGCTTGTGAAGAAAAAATTAAGGAAGAAACGACAGCAACCTCTCGCTGCATTCCTTTTGAACAGGAAAAAGTTGCTGACACATGTGTATGCTGTGGGGAAGAAGCAAAAGAATTGGTTTATTGGGCAAAAGCATATTAA
- a CDS encoding GNAT family N-acetyltransferase, translating to MGGLFSQNCFDDYSVRLANEQDTAIVLQLLKDVANWLREKGIQQWGYLGSGGEDQEINQDILAGTTYVVEDAQGNIVATFNLSPKQNDWDVEMWGERNDEAYYLHRLAVARGHHNQQIGKRLLRWIDDNMLMNDGYLRLDCVAGNPVLNDYYQQAGFTFSGYTGEGEDKFSKYEKPLSRKA from the coding sequence ATGGGAGGACTTTTTTCACAAAATTGTTTTGATGATTATTCCGTCAGATTGGCAAATGAACAGGATACTGCAATAGTGCTCCAGCTATTGAAAGATGTAGCAAACTGGTTAAGGGAAAAGGGAATTCAGCAGTGGGGTTATCTCGGAAGTGGTGGAGAAGACCAAGAAATTAATCAGGATATCTTGGCCGGAACGACTTATGTTGTGGAAGATGCTCAAGGAAATATCGTGGCGACCTTTAATCTCTCTCCAAAACAAAACGACTGGGACGTAGAAATGTGGGGCGAACGAAATGATGAGGCCTATTATTTGCACAGGCTTGCGGTAGCTCGAGGTCACCATAATCAGCAGATCGGAAAAAGGCTTTTGCGTTGGATCGATGACAACATGCTAATGAATGATGGTTATTTACGATTGGATTGTGTGGCGGGGAATCCTGTTTTAAACGATTATTATCAGCAGGCAGGATTCACGTTTTCCGGGTATACGGGTGAAGGAGAGGACAAGTTTTCCAAGTATGAAAAACCTTTGAGCAGAAAGGCTTGA
- a CDS encoding MFS transporter: MRILKNKNFLFLLLGRIVSNMGDSIYYVAAMWLVYTLGENAFYSGLAGFLTLLPTSLQFVTGPFVDRWPVKRTLIITQVLQAILILTIPIAYYFDVLTVQIVLIIMPIVSFIEQFAYPSQSKALPLILSKDQLVKGNSYFSFAYQGIDLVFNALSGVLVAFVGAVTLYLVDSLTFAVAAILFLTLKIPSSVEQKTTKDKGIVLGIKKYVIDLKEGFSIVFRSLMATFLIGSIVANFAIGGAMAILPAFADERGGSEIYGFYLAAMSTGALIGALFASWMGKFKVGLFSIIAFLFGAVCWILSATLPWTYLAIVIYGIAWIPVGGTNVIFAATVQSVVPNRLLGRVGSVSASMSTIAMPLGSLAGGYFATITNSTLIFAVTGLGLAFVSIVWFIHPKLRSLPKADEMSPETFGLKFAEEHLENLDSKTGATEQ; this comes from the coding sequence ATGAGGATATTAAAAAATAAAAATTTCTTGTTTTTATTGTTAGGTCGAATTGTGTCCAATATGGGCGACAGTATTTATTACGTGGCAGCAATGTGGCTTGTATACACGCTAGGCGAAAATGCCTTTTATTCCGGACTTGCTGGTTTCTTAACATTACTCCCTACATCATTACAATTTGTCACTGGTCCGTTCGTTGATCGCTGGCCGGTAAAACGAACATTAATTATCACACAAGTGCTTCAGGCAATTCTCATTCTAACCATTCCGATCGCCTATTATTTTGATGTATTAACCGTACAAATCGTATTGATTATTATGCCAATCGTTTCCTTTATCGAGCAATTTGCCTATCCTTCACAGTCAAAGGCATTGCCGTTAATCCTTTCGAAGGACCAGTTGGTAAAAGGAAATTCCTATTTCTCCTTTGCTTATCAAGGAATTGACTTAGTATTTAATGCGTTGTCGGGGGTACTTGTTGCATTTGTTGGTGCAGTAACATTATATCTTGTCGACTCTCTAACATTTGCCGTTGCAGCAATATTATTCTTAACGTTAAAGATTCCTTCATCTGTTGAGCAAAAGACCACTAAAGATAAAGGAATTGTTCTGGGAATTAAAAAATATGTAATCGATTTAAAAGAAGGCTTTTCCATTGTATTTCGCTCATTAATGGCGACCTTTCTAATTGGTTCTATTGTTGCAAACTTCGCCATTGGCGGTGCAATGGCGATTTTGCCGGCATTTGCGGATGAACGGGGTGGATCAGAAATATATGGCTTCTATCTAGCAGCAATGTCGACAGGTGCTTTAATTGGTGCCTTGTTTGCAAGTTGGATGGGGAAATTTAAAGTAGGATTGTTTTCGATCATCGCGTTTTTATTCGGTGCTGTGTGTTGGATTTTATCCGCCACCTTACCATGGACGTATCTTGCCATTGTTATATATGGTATTGCCTGGATACCAGTTGGCGGAACAAACGTTATCTTTGCAGCTACCGTGCAATCCGTTGTGCCAAATCGGCTATTGGGGAGAGTTGGCTCCGTATCAGCTAGTATGTCGACAATTGCCATGCCACTTGGTTCATTGGCTGGTGGATATTTTGCAACCATTACAAACAGCACGTTAATATTTGCTGTAACTGGCTTGGGGCTAGCATTTGTATCGATCGTTTGGTTCATCCATCCAAAATTACGAAGCTTACCAAAGGCAGATGAAATGTCACCAGAAACGTTCGGGTTAAAATTCGCCGAGGAACACCTGGAAAATTTGGATTCAAAGACTGGCGCAACCGAACAATAG
- the serA gene encoding phosphoglycerate dehydrogenase, with protein sequence MTYNVLISDPLSEDGIFPLREAEDVEIVLETDLTKELLLERIPHVDALLVRSQTQVTREVIERASRLKVIGRAGVGVDNIDLEAATENGVIVVNAPDGNTNSAAEHTMAMLTSLARKIPQAFYALKQNRWDRKKYIGVELKGKTLGIIGLGRIGAEVAARAKGQRMNVVAYDPFLTEEKAENMGIGYGTFNEVLQIADFITVHTPLLKETKHIINKDAFAMMKDGVQIVNCARGGIIDEEALYDAILRKKVAGAALDVFEEEPIHHHKLLELPEVIATPHLGASTIEAQKNVAIDVSFDVVEILRGGLAQNPVNIPSVPQEVMKKIEPYFYLSEKLGAFLARLENEVVEEIWIYYAGDLADMEVTPLTRNTVKGLLKRHLGDHVNTVNAAFLAEKKGITIHEQKTSSTKGFTNLLTVETKTKSGKRKVAGTLLNGLGARIVKVDHYSMDVVPEGHMVFIHHKDQPGAIGRVGSLLAENDVNIATMQVGRTEIGGDAIMMLVIDKQLEQDGLDQLLGLSDIYHATAVDL encoded by the coding sequence ATGACATATAATGTATTGATTAGTGATCCACTAAGTGAAGATGGTATTTTTCCATTACGAGAAGCGGAGGATGTCGAGATTGTTTTGGAAACGGACCTAACAAAAGAATTATTGCTGGAACGAATACCACACGTTGACGCATTATTAGTAAGAAGCCAAACACAAGTAACGAGGGAAGTTATCGAGCGGGCGTCACGTCTAAAGGTAATAGGTCGGGCAGGTGTTGGGGTAGATAACATTGACCTGGAAGCAGCGACAGAGAACGGTGTGATTGTTGTTAACGCCCCTGATGGAAATACAAATTCCGCTGCGGAGCACACGATGGCAATGCTTACATCTTTAGCAAGAAAAATACCTCAAGCTTTTTACGCATTGAAGCAAAACCGCTGGGACCGCAAAAAATATATTGGTGTGGAGCTGAAAGGGAAAACATTAGGGATTATCGGGCTCGGTAGGATTGGTGCGGAAGTCGCTGCCCGGGCGAAAGGACAACGAATGAATGTGGTTGCTTACGATCCATTTTTGACCGAAGAAAAGGCTGAGAACATGGGGATAGGCTATGGCACGTTTAATGAAGTACTGCAGATAGCAGATTTTATTACCGTCCATACCCCATTATTAAAGGAAACAAAACATATCATTAACAAGGATGCTTTTGCCATGATGAAGGATGGTGTACAAATCGTCAATTGTGCACGTGGCGGGATTATCGATGAAGAAGCATTATATGATGCGATTCTTAGAAAGAAAGTGGCGGGAGCGGCATTGGATGTATTTGAAGAAGAACCAATTCATCATCATAAATTATTGGAACTACCCGAGGTTATTGCGACACCACATTTGGGTGCTAGTACAATTGAAGCGCAAAAGAATGTAGCAATTGATGTAAGTTTCGATGTTGTTGAAATACTCCGGGGTGGTTTGGCACAGAATCCAGTCAACATACCCTCTGTCCCGCAAGAGGTAATGAAAAAAATCGAGCCATACTTCTATTTGTCGGAAAAACTGGGAGCATTCCTCGCTCGCTTGGAAAATGAGGTAGTGGAAGAAATTTGGATTTATTACGCAGGGGACTTAGCAGATATGGAGGTTACCCCTTTAACACGAAATACAGTTAAAGGGTTATTAAAACGACACCTTGGTGACCATGTGAATACCGTAAATGCGGCTTTTTTGGCGGAAAAGAAGGGGATAACGATCCATGAGCAAAAAACTTCTTCAACCAAGGGCTTTACCAACCTGCTAACAGTCGAAACAAAAACAAAATCCGGCAAACGAAAAGTGGCAGGAACATTGCTAAACGGCCTTGGTGCACGAATTGTGAAGGTTGATCATTATAGTATGGATGTCGTTCCAGAAGGTCATATGGTTTTTATTCACCATAAGGACCAGCCGGGGGCAATCGGCCGGGTTGGCAGTCTGCTTGCTGAAAACGATGTGAATATTGCTACCATGCAGGTTGGCCGTACCGAAATAGGTGGCGATGCAATCATGATGCTCGTGATTGATAAGCAACTAGAACAAGATGGATTGGATCAGTTACTAGGGCTTTCGGATATTTACCATGCAACTGCTGTAGATTTATAA
- a CDS encoding pyridoxal-phosphate-dependent aminotransferase family protein yields MLQDTSLLRIPGPTPIPPSVQRAMNQPMIGHRGIETKELLGRIKPKLKPVFGTKQDVMIITGSGTSGLETAVVNTTKAGDEVLVIVTGAFGDRFAKICEAYQLVVHRLEIAWGEAIDPEQVKEFLQKNPQLKAVFVTFCETSTGVLNPVAAISKAVHENSEALVIVDGVSCVGGVEAKMDEWEIDILVTGSQKAMMLPAGLTFVAASKRAWQVIETNPQPRFYLDLRKYRDNLAGNSTPYTPALSLLFGLEQALTLMEMEGLQQVYDRHVTMMAMLRSAMKALEIRLLTKDEAASPTITAIQPDDIDVAEKLRKQVKQEFGLVIAGGQQHLKGKIIRIGHMGYCAPQDVLQLVSLLELGLSRIGKQIDLGQGVRAAQEIYLHKGGE; encoded by the coding sequence ATGTTACAAGACACAAGTTTACTTCGTATACCTGGGCCAACGCCAATACCGCCAAGTGTCCAGCGTGCAATGAACCAGCCGATGATTGGGCATCGGGGCATCGAAACCAAGGAACTTTTAGGGCGAATTAAACCGAAATTAAAGCCCGTTTTTGGCACAAAACAGGATGTGATGATTATAACTGGAAGCGGCACTTCTGGTTTGGAGACGGCTGTTGTAAATACAACTAAAGCTGGTGATGAGGTTCTGGTGATTGTTACGGGTGCCTTTGGGGATCGGTTTGCAAAAATTTGTGAAGCCTACCAATTAGTTGTCCATCGCCTTGAAATCGCATGGGGGGAGGCGATTGATCCGGAACAGGTCAAGGAATTTTTACAAAAAAACCCCCAGTTAAAAGCTGTCTTTGTGACATTCTGTGAGACATCAACGGGCGTATTAAATCCAGTAGCAGCGATAAGTAAAGCAGTACATGAAAACTCGGAAGCTCTTGTTATTGTGGATGGGGTTTCGTGTGTTGGCGGTGTAGAAGCAAAGATGGACGAATGGGAGATTGATATTCTTGTTACCGGTTCACAAAAAGCGATGATGCTGCCGGCCGGGTTAACTTTTGTTGCAGCTAGCAAGCGGGCCTGGCAAGTGATTGAAACAAATCCACAGCCAAGATTTTACCTTGATTTGAGAAAATATCGCGATAATCTAGCAGGAAATTCTACACCCTATACTCCGGCTTTATCCTTGCTGTTTGGGTTGGAACAGGCTTTGACCTTAATGGAAATGGAAGGATTGCAACAGGTTTACGATAGGCATGTAACAATGATGGCAATGTTACGTAGTGCAATGAAAGCATTAGAGATTCGTTTGCTTACAAAAGATGAGGCAGCTTCGCCTACCATTACAGCTATTCAACCAGATGATATTGACGTCGCAGAGAAATTAAGAAAACAAGTTAAACAAGAGTTTGGCCTTGTTATAGCAGGTGGTCAGCAACATTTAAAAGGCAAGATCATCCGGATTGGTCATATGGGCTATTGTGCGCCACAGGATGTTTTGCAGCTTGTTAGTTTACTAGAGTTAGGTTTAAGCAGAATAGGGAAACAAATAGATTTAGGGCAAGGTGTAAGAGCGGCACAGGAAATTTATTTGCATAAGGGAGGAGAGTAA